The genomic DNA TAGATCCACCATTTCATTGtattttgacaactttttttgctgacttccttaccgctactgcgAATGGGATTcctagcagttcaagacaagagATTATTAATTAGATTTACTTAAATTTTATTATGATACATTaattgatcgaccaacgaattagagttggcagatctggcccTTGATTATAAGGTTGTTCAGGAATTTTCGTAAAAAActcgtccaagtctgatttaaatcctgctactggatcaacacctacatactccctacgaacATTTGAGGGCAGAGAATATTGGACAATGATGGAGCCGGAGAAGGGAGAAAGTTGGACCTCATTGATCGAATTAgactggattctcgaagactcgaaggtgctctcaaaacgcaggTTAAGCCTCAACGCAAAGAgcttgggacaaagctcatggatgcttttgaagacctacagtaccagatacctttcgtacgttctctgaacactgtacagccCCAACCGTCCAAGCCTCTGCCAATAAGAGggctctctcataccttctatgtttctggtaaaacatctttggacctgttcgaccttttgcaaacctgctgaactcattggagctcaaatgggcgaggcacattcaagatgtggctggacaatcgacttgtacagagttagcatcgtgatgctacctctggacttaaacgtgagATATATCCAACCGCATGGTTGAAAAGCTCTCTCCACCATCAACTGGATATACTCAtagaactttccattattttggaggactaaacctaaatccttcatggatgagatgtgctgatctaccttgtcaaaggcctggcaaagtcaagaaaaacTACATTGactgactcatgactctctagccCCTCAATAACGTGCTCTATATGtgcaatcagttgggtaaccgtgttaaaatgtgctcggaatccATGCTGGCTAGCAGGAGGGGCTTCATGGATATccagaaattcaacaagtttgaacttcatgatcttctcaaacaccttcgcaatattctaagtgagagaaattggttTATAATTACCGAGGAGCGatttatctccccctttaaaaattggaacaacatgagctaactttagtgaaaatggaaacttgccctgatccaagatgcaacgcatcaagtacgagaaaacaggagcgagaaccagtgaccatctcatcagaaactgagatgtcacgccaacaggaccaggagaacttgaaagtccctgatggcctctaaagcatcctgatctgtgactacaagatcatctaaatgctcaacttgacaagcctagagcaatggactgttgctcctaaactcagtggagttgaaaacacactacagaactgatctccaagtatgttggccatagtccctacattgtctatggcttccccatcgacctcaaaagccCCTACAGGgtttttgatctttctcttttgcATAAGAGGAAAATGCTTctggattcgacctcacctcctgaaccactGTCCTCTCCCTTTTCAAGTGGTCATTTACAatggcaactttttttggagactagccacaactactggattcaagtttctctggagcctttttcccagtttgcaactttttttgaagaattgcTTTCGAAACTTTGGAGTTTTAGATTGTATTCCGCCtttcagaacacattcagggattACTAGAGTGGagcaaacaaaactgaaatcatcttgtttacgTTTATGTCTTTGGACGATTCCTGTATCAGCATTGAAACCAGCTCCAGCTCCTCTAGCCTTTCTACAATCAgcggccaatgttcatctttgaacttgaacttggccagaccgacctttttggccggttttactctaaagcacgcgCGCTTTTgggtaatggtcgaccctatctcaagaacatgatgatctgtcagattactaggtgttacatggacatactggatcagatcagggtcattggaaaaaagacaagtcaagaacgttattcgctctggtggctacaccaacatgctgggagagattcgcaagatcgcaaattcctccagcttttcaaacgactgagatgtcgatttcgaaatgggaatatacccatccggactaacctcccactctacaacgcctAGCCGGACAATTGAAGTCCctttaaaaagaaaacctttgagcaaactttaCCCTCCTCTTTTGTACAAGTCAGGATACAAATAAATATCATCCAAAATTTAGGAATATTTAAAATTTGATAGACATGGCAAGGATATTgtttttcatatattttgaattcTATGGTAATTTCATCTTAGGGAGCTCAAGTTAAGATAAAAAACATGTGCATTCTTCGATATTGGAAAGTACTCGTTTTCTTTATTGATCCGTCAGTTGTTTATTTTCCTCCTTAACAACCATTAATCAAACACCACTGGACAGAATATGCCTTAATCGACAACCAAGTGATTGGATCTAAAAAGCAATGTTTCCTATCTCGTCAATCCACGTTGCTCCTAATCACATTTTTAGGCACCATTTACTTGAACATTCTAGATTCTAACGATTTTGATCAATGCCTCCCAGGAAGCTAagatttcaaaaccaatcaaattttCCACTTGAATGGCAAGCGCCTTCGTTTCGATAAGTGATATCCACATTTCGTGCTCTTTGGAACTTACTGATCGAACTTGAGCACACGTTTGCCACTCATCAAAAATGTTGGCGCACCCATTTAGTCTCCTTTCTCGCTAAGGTTCCTGCTTTTCAGGGCTGATTATTTGTACTTTGAGAACGTGGCCGTTATTAACTAGCCACGCGGGTCAAAGgccatttactttcaaatatGTCATCCATCAACATGTTTCAAGGAGTacttttcttcatcttgaatatgtttgtGATACAAGATACCACAACTACTGttgtcaaattcaaagttCCTCCCAAAGAACTTTATAAAGGTAGTTAAGAATTTGTTGGCGTTTAACTTCTTGGGTGATTGACCCCTCCTTATGATGACTTTCAGGCCGAGTATTTCAAGTCCATTCAAGCAGCAAAAAGATGTCTGTGGTAGCTTGTGCGGTgcaagtggaaaaaaattgtTCCATCCACATCCGTCGAGCCCTTCACTACAATGAAGCCACTCAACAATGCGAATGTGGCGAGATTTCAGGCTTGGGAATGACCCTCAGTGGATCTTTGGTTCAAGATCTTCCGGGGACGTTCGTGGGAGATCTTTGGTCGATATCGAGCATTGGTatattagtttttttttactgtttgACATGAAATTCTCGTTACTCGTGcattttccaactttgtaTTGCAGATTATTCAACATTCGTTCCACCAACTCCCATGGGGCACATACCTTTGACTGATGGAAGCTTCTCGTTGAACTACTTCAACGGATCTGACTTTTTTGAGCCCAAGAATGATGCCGTTCAACATGATGTTCTGACCTTTGAGGGTCAAAGGGCAATTAATCTGAGCTCGTTTTTGGTAAATATCATTGGTTTATGGGCTAGCGACGCAAATCTTTGCACCCATACTGCCGAATTTGATgtctatttgtttttttttagagtCCATGtcctgagcccagtttttttaaagccaagatTAGAATCtaagatcgagaaaagattgaACTTATGTAGTATAAAACGAGTTTTTCTACATCTAATATTCACTCCTTCGGTCTTAAATTTTGGGCACTGGTTTTAAAGCTCTTGCCTCGGAGTTAGGGCTTGAACCTAAACTAGGATAAAAATAGCCTGTGAAAAGCGGTGAggggatgctcattctggtaTCAGCCAAGCTTGCCTTAACTCTGAGGTGCGagcctttaaaaaaacttgcctcAGGTCTAGTACTacattttgacccaaaataaGGCGTAATCAAAAGAACTCGAAAACAAATTGTGAAATTCTCatgaaagacaagaaagatgaaagaatgcaaaaaacaaagtctttttttaccctttttaTCCTCTTTCCTACGTTTTTTGCTTACGAAAACTTAAACAAAAAACTGCGTTCAGTTTTATTTGTTAAGTTTCCTTGTTTCTTTTTACATGCaataaatattcttttttattttaatatgcgacattaggacacgtttTTGTTTGATCTGAATGTGAGGACCCCTCCCAACTCCAATAGAAATTGCTAAAGGCTTTTGGTTGAGGATTTAATTCTTCATCTCATCATCCTGAaacaacaagttaagaaggaaacATATATGGAGCCAAGAGACAAAACGGCTAAAAAGATTCTAAAGTGTGAAAGTCGACAAAGAGAAGATAAATGGCTGAATAGATGggaaaattggtatttggcacaaaatacttttttccagtttttatCACACTTAacttttttcgaggtctagtgATCAAGCAGTGCAGCACTGAAACACTTTGACTGGTCTTGTTCCCATGATCATGAACGCCTGGAACTTGGGCCGGGGCGTTGTGCTCGCAAATTGACCATTGATATTATTAGAAATCAAGCTAATGGATTGGATTTGTCTTCATATTCCTTTGGTCTTTTGgttctttggtaagacgtaattactttagGATAATTCCAATAGGGAAGAGGGATGTTCGACGAtggattgtccttttttccacccGCACATATGCCGccagtccatgagactttaAACGTGCTATAATGTACGATGTACCTCCGTCCTTGTAGAGGGAACCCAAAGAAAAGCGAGAAAATGTTCACTCAGTCTAGTAATGTTAGAGGTGACCCTATTCACAAACCTAGCCCCTAATGAAAATTTATGTCAGTGCACAACTGAGagtacaaaaaatattgtttgaattgGTTTTGTACAGCAATGCTTTATAAGGTATCTTAAGTGGTTTATGACACCAAAATAAGCTAATTTCAAACATGCTTATGAAACAAAAGTTGTCCCTCTTATTGctttataaaagaaaaagcaactagaagtcttggcatttaaGCAAATACTTAATCAGAAATTATAACCACTGTGTTGAGACAAGATTGGCGATTaggttgttgttgtagctGTCCTCAATAACGTGTCAGGCAAGGTTATAGAAACTCTTGATACATAAATGCTTTGCTTGATCAATCTCGTTCGTTCTTCTCAtattgaaaaggaagaaaccTATTTGATATGTTGTGTAACCAAAAATATACGTTTCAATACTGTACATTGAAAATGGACCAATCCGGATGAAATCAGTAGAGTTAATGTACGGTAGGTATTATTAGCACTTGACACTTCCAACCGTCTGACACGGTGTtaaaaaagccctatcaagttttgatggaaatttccaaacacatcttggcatttttctagctcaaGAAAccatagggaacaactttgattctATTGccttatggaattctagcacacataaaaaacttacatgcctaaaaacatttaaaaaaactaaaattttcaaaaacctactcaatctGAATTAGGAGCACAGTTAGTCAGCTCTAGAATATGATTTATGAtgtcatctatttcaccgttacttagttacatgggatttagtggtccaaatttcagtgtttttagccccaaaatgctccggttatatgttaattcaagttcccaaagatttaatatcaattttcattatcacgaaaataaaagattagttttctttttcttgcataattttaAATCAACTTAAAATCTTATGAAACTATACCTAAAACCTTCAAAAGAgcaggtttaaaaaaaatatttaagaaTCGTTCAAACGACATTTAGTTGggcggtcactgaaaatttcaaaaacatcaatgaattcttaaagaagctatttttgatcagtttcaacaaagtcttcaagaaacgacaaaatctataacattgtttgttgtatgtattgtcttcagaattcaagtgaatgcgtaactaagtgtacacatgatgattgtaatacaaattttcaaagattacagTTTAGTGAGTTTTTAGTGACCATTATATCgcattttttgctattttgagactatgcaaggaaaagaaaaataatctttcagttttgtgaaattgaaaatcgatattagttctttgggaaattgaagtaacatataaccggagcattttggggctaaacacgatgaaatttggaccactaaatcccatgttaCTAAGtaacggtgaaatagatgatatcataaatcaTATTCTAGAGCTAACTAACTGTGCTCCTAATTCAGATTGAGTAGGTTTTCttgagctagaaaaatgccaagatgtgtttgggaatttccatcaaaacttttaagggcatttttaccactgtgctGAACAAGCTAAATAGTCCTTTaaaatgctattttttctTCAGTAGCCAATGTAAGTTCATTTGCAGAATaacataataataataattatttattcaagtgtttttgaaaaagttttggttgttcttttttgcactttataTAGGACAATTTAATTACCTTGATGGTTAACTTGAGGTTTATAGTTGTCTCAATGAATCATAAGCTTTAACTTTTTATGATAGCCAATTTTGCCGCTAAGTTATTCCTATCACatctttgccaaaaaaatagTTACACATACGTAATCTTTAACCCTATTAGTTATATTTCATGTCTGGTGGGACAATCCACAACGAACTGTCCGTTTTGGTGTGGTTCCGAgtggaacaatttgatttgcCGCATTACATTTGGTTCTTGAACGACGTGAATGATGCGAAGAGCATTTACCTGGTTTTAACGGGTTCGTCGAGTATTGAGGTGAACTATCGAAATGAGGGCATTTTGCTGTTTGAAAATGTCCCCTTAAAAGAAGGTACATGGAACAACATTGGTtatgtttttgacaaagaaggtAATTAAACTGTACATATTGATATAATCAACATTCATCTCATGAATGGGTTGGTCATTTGTAGGAACCTCCAAACTGTACTTCAATGGTGTGCTTCTTCAGATTATCCCATATTTTGGCATCGGCATCCCCTCATCAATAACGACCAATTACATAAATCTTGGGAAAGGGGTTAGCGGTTCGTGCAAATGCTCATTAGCTGACTTCTTTATCTATACCAGCGCCTTAGACGATTCGACAATTAGGGATGTGGCAATGTCAAGGATCTTCTAATCTGACCCATTTTTAGCTCCCCAATAAAACCTTTGCAGTCACTATTTTGAATACTGCAATTGTAAAAAGACAATCGTGAGCACTTGCATTTTTTAgtgttttggctttttgaagaACCACGCCTCAAATATATATTGTTCTGTTGCGGAATAGTCATAAAAGATTTTCCACGTTCCCTTTGAGAAGGATGACCGGTctggtcttctttcttttttcttgacctCCTCCTGAACTTGCCCTGACAATAAAACCACCTCTGGGGAACATGATCACTCCAAGTATTCTTGCTTCTTCTCTGGCTTGCTACTTGAGGGTTGGGTCTGTATTTCGGCGTCTTCATGCAGGCTAATGACACAAATTAGGAACTCTGAAAAGTCAGTCATTGTTACATCCTGTCCTcgtttctccattttcaagacCTGCTCACTCCATCTCAGTCTCCCTTCGTTCGGCAGCTTCTTGGTAATTGGGTAAAGCAACATTGGTGCAAGCTCTTGAGTACTTTTGCCAATCCGCTAGAAAAGGGTCATGCAGCTGTTAACGATCACCAGCAAGTCAACTAAATCGACATTTCTGTCCTTCAATTGATCTAGATCATCCAATATTTCTCTGATAAGTCTGCGAGGGATCCCATAGATTTGATGCAAACTCCGTATAGCATCTTCATATGTACCATGGGCAGACGACAGTTGAAAGGCTCTTCCAGTTAAATGCCTTTTCAAATACGCAAGCTTGGTGGCTGAGTCCAACTCTGGTCTCTCTTGATAAACATCGCGAAAAGTCGGCCACCACTCATAGAATTGTCTTGCACTCTCTCCTTTAAAGGTTCCGACATCTAGCATTGGTAGTGGATAAGCTGATTGAGATCCGCTGACTCTTGAAATACACTTGTCTTTCCCTACCCCAAAACGCATCATCTTTCACGGGTGGTTCGAGCGGTTCTACGGAAACCCCCGGTGTCCTAAATTGCACTTTACTTGGATCCAGATTCGTCCTCATCTTTCTAGTTTCTGACGAAGCTACACTTCGCGACGTGATGCCTTCAGTTAACGTCGGCATTTTGGGGTTGGACGCAGCCATGTTTTCTCCAACTGTCTACTGTATGTTTCTTTCTCTGAAATTCCTCACTTAAAATCGTGCGTCAATTTGAAGTCTTGAGCACAATTCTTTCGACttatggaagttttgaattgcttccGGCAAAAGAAACGTGTTGAATCTGGGCGAACTATTCAGCAATCAGCCCTACACAAGTAATAGCACCAAACAGAAGAACTATATGAATCTATGGTGCAAGCCTATCATTGGCTTCTACAATAAACGTGCACTCAGGGCACAAAATCAACTCTTGGGGAGTCTGAATCAAACAGGATGTGTGCACTCAGGGCACAAAATTCAAGCTTTGAGACTCTGAAATAATCGCACCAAAGAGAAGTAGTATGTATTTGCTTCTTTAGCACGAGCCGTTTACTGCCTTTGTAAAATGAATTGGGAACACAAACCCCAAAAAGTGACTTGGTCGTAGATTGGAATATCGGCACCAAAAGTATTGCTATGATTTTTGGCACAAGCCGtcaattggctttcaaaatcaattgggtaAAACAGAACCCAACAAAAACGACGCAAATCAGTAATTATCTGAATTATCGAAGCATCAAAAAGAAGTACTAAAGGCTTCTTTGTCTCAATccagtttttctcttttcatccgTGGGTCCACAAGCAAGTCGTGGACAAAAATCTTGGCTGACTAAATCAActgactaaggatacaaatcgctagctacttctactccccacggttacaGATCAAgctcggttgtctggcatacacctgggccaatctttaAGGCTAACTACCCTGCAAAATGgggtcactatcctagtctagtGGGCATCCATCTGatgatgctgatctctactctagagtctaacacctgaatcttgccaaatcaaagatgaacttctaTTACAGTTCTATCTACTTTATTGAACACTTTGCACATGAAATTatactctaccaatcagctgttttgctcgggtaatgaataAGGGGGTAAagtctgcgtcaaaagcaataagCTCTTGAAATTCAGTACAActtgggcacaaaatgacttgcttagcaccaccttggtaagatcttaccaacgtggtgctagctcattcaatttgtgccctcACTGGTCAGAGTTTGAAAAGCTTATAACTTTTGAGACAGACGTTTGATTGACATCAAAACTGATAAATGAATTCTGAGGCTACATTTGAGTCAGGACGTGTGAcgagaaatgaatttgattgattagaattcctcattttccaccaccaccatcgctgtccagtggtaaAGTCGTCCTTGCATAGTCACAAGATCTTAACGAAAAGATGAACGTGGCCAAATTTAAGCCCACTgccattcctgttttggagctcgctgagaacagtcgcattttagTTCGCTGCTGTTATTATTTCCCAGGGGTTTGGTACCAAGGcgtgacttcctctgttgctccttggttggtgtgcacgtgtagtgttcctggtgtttgtgtgtaggtgaatgaatgggaattgccattcattcactcaattaggtttggtttttcaggctctttggtaagacgtaattactttaaaacctaaagagtgtattgctcatttatgtttatgtttagctttagcagtttaTCTCTcatttgtagtgtagtatttatagttccaaatcgttatgtgtagttctttagtttgattgtattggtccttgacagttCGAacttattgttcattagtgtattgatttcattttgtgttagatcagtttgttgagcttttttgtgtttttgtgttgttttcctagtttacatatgtttttgattccttgcttttctctgtccctttcttcttgtttactatctccatcttagatttgtatgtttagtttgatgtgaagtcgTTCATACCTATTTTactctgttgtcctgtatctcaggacaagatatcatagccttttagtgttcttctttttcttagtgtcttgattttgctgctgattgatagttcctcctgcattcatgaaggaagctatttttggaaaagtcagcaaagaggctaaacaatgtttggacttggtcttagcagggaagaatccttccatagtcaataagccgtttattatagaggctttagttgcttgggtcaacaaaaccagggtgctgcttgaagaacaggctcacccattagttgagaagtcgattgatttgaccaatgtggAGGTTGAActagtatctcctcttgaaaaagagcggGAAGTggcagttgtagagaaaacagtctgtcctgtttattggaagcagccttgtcctgaagaaggaaaaggttgTCAGTTTGggcaccctaaatggtgtcaaaaacttctcaagttcggccttgagaagtacaatagtaagaagggatgttcaaaggtagattgtcctttttttcacccgtacatgtgccgtcagtccatgaaacacctagtaatctgtcagatcatcatgttcttgagagagggtcgaccattacagagttagcatcacaatgctaactctgtacaagtcgattgtccagccacatcttgaatatgcttcacccatttggggtccaatgagtttagcaggtttgcaaaaggtcgagcaagtccaaagatgtttcattaggaacatcacaggattgagagagctctcatattgggaaggctaaaaaagttggactatacagtgttcagagaaggtttgaaaggtatctaatactgtacgtcttcaaaagtatccatgagctttgtcccaacccaggatttagggtcaattctagtgaccgtcgaggcttaatgtgcgtattgagagcaccttcaagccctcaagaatccaggttagttcgaaccatgaagtccacatctcttctttctcgggctccttcattgtttaatttgcttccctctaatattcgtagggaatacgtaggccttgttgatccggtagcatctttcaaatcagacttggacaattattttagatagcattccagatcaaccctacattcaaggactagctcggtctgccaactcaaattcgttggtagaccaaatgtcatatgaagattgaaaggtaataaatagacgaattataacctttcatttcaatagtactggggattacattccctgtagcggttagaaaagcccgtgaacccccccccccccccccccaaaaaaaaaaaaaaaattggggtAATGACTCAGGAGATATGGCTAAAGTAATGTAGTAAATACATACTACTACATATAGAATTAAAAACTTTGGCCTGCTCTGTGTCGGCTGcgtaagcttttgacaacatccTCTTAAATGAACCACTTAACAGGTGAACAATGTAAATCTAAACTTATTTTactccttttttgaaaagtgatcCAGAGTTTCTCAGACCAAGATTTGaccaatttggcgggaagcttgtTTACAGTCCatgtttctagaagttcgtgcctGAAGTCCGGATGTCTAGAACATATGGTGGGATTAGATTACCTCATAGGTAAAAGTTCAAGTCTTTCCCGGAGATCACAACGTTTTAAACCTCAGGAGACCTACTTGCTTTTTAGAAATCAACCTCAGCTAGGTCTTCCAAAGAAActggtttttgaaaaaccaGATCTAAGTTCCAGGTATTCAAAAAAACTTGGTTCTCGCTTCCAGTTCTGTTTTTTCTGGTTTTGGCTTTCACGGGCTTTACTAACCGTTGCGAGGAATGTTAATCCCGGTGCAATAAAAATTAACGATGTTAACTCGTATGGTTATTACCATTCGACTGCATTGAGTCACTCGTAAAAAGCTTATGTCGACGCGGCGGAGTAAAAGCTTTTGCAAGAAACCAGACCAAGATTGAGCAGTCAAAAAATATGGATTTGATAGACCTAGAATATAAATaatgaattggagtt from Tigriopus californicus strain San Diego chromosome 1, Tcal_SD_v2.1, whole genome shotgun sequence includes the following:
- the LOC131893310 gene encoding uncharacterized protein LOC131893310; this translates as MSSINMFQGVLFFILNMFVIQDTTTTVVKFKVPPKELYKGRVFQVHSSSKKMSVVACAVQVEKNCSIHIRRALHYNEATQQCECGEISGLGMTLSGSLVQDLPGTFVGDLWSISSIDYSTFVPPTPMGHIPLTDGSFSLNYFNGSDFFEPKNDAVQHDVLTFEGQRAINLSSFLLYFMSGGTIHNELSVLVWFRVEQFDLPHYIWFLNDVNDAKSIYLVLTGSSSIEVNYRNEGILLFENVPLKEGTWNNIGYVFDKEGTSKLYFNGVLLQIIPYFGIGIPSSITTNYINLGKGVSGSCKCSLADFFIYTSALDDSTIRDVAMSRIF